The DNA region CAGCCCCAACCTCCTACCCCTACCCTTACTCCCCAACCGGAGTGGAGCTGGCCACATGAGCTTTTCACTTACCATTTGGGCCCTTTGTACTCGTCGCCACGGACTCCGCCCGGAGTTGCGTTCGCAGTTGGGTAGccggagacggagacggagcCGGATCCTGGGCCGCAGTTGGCGTTGGagctggtgctgttgctggaGTTGCCCGCATTGTTGGCGGCAACATTCTGTGTTgtatttgttaaatttaatgatGTCGGCGTTAAAATTATTGTTGCAGCGTTTTGTGTGGCCTCGCCGCCCGCCTCATCCTCCGGGATCCTCTGTATGTCTAATTTGGTATGCATCGGGCGGGTGGGCAGGATGTCGCTCTGTGAGTCCTGCGGCGCTGCTCCTTGTGTCATGTTGTCACCTGGCGCCAGTGTcccgttgctgttgttgctgctgttgcctaactgctgctgttgctgctgcagctgccacTGATACGGTTGCTGTTTGCTGCGCTTCGCTGCAAGTGGCAAACAGATTTAAATGCCTTAATAGATATGTCTTTCGCTGGGAGAATCTTTATCGCTTGCAAGTACTTAAGGCTTAAAGGGAACATATGTGGAGTTTGACCAGATTTTAAAGGACTTTGTATTAATACAGCTTAATAGAGCTTTAAAATCTGCATTGCAAATGCCTAAAGCCATATGACAATAGCTATTGCATCAAAGGGTAAGTCAAAAAAACATAGACATGCTGTTGAAAGCTAATTCTTAGGCATTTTTAGTATAGTTTTATTACATTATTGgattgtatattttatttagatttgCTATATCTAAGTTTGCTGCTTATTTCTTCTATAACTCTTGCCCATGCACTTGCCTCTGTGCACTTCGAATGTCCTTACAAAATAGAGCAGGACCATCGACCGGCTTATAAGCAGAAGCGCCAAACTGGTGCATTTAGCCCATTTGGCATTCATTCCCGCTGCTCATGCATAACGAAggcccaacagcagcagttggaTCGTTTAAATTGCAAAGTGCAACCGACACACAAGCCACTCCCACCACTCGAGGCGTGGGCGAAATGAAGATTGCAACAAAGATTGACAACCGTTGATTGTGCCGCCGACGAGGAGGCACGTCGTCGAGGATGGCGAtggaggggggtgggggtaGGAGAGCACCGCTGCTGGCAGGAAGCTGTCTTCACCTGGCCCAGGAAGAGCACAAGGATGAGCACAAGGACGAGCACAAGGACGAGCTGCAGGATGAGCTGCAGGATGAGGCGAACCAAGGCAGCCAGACGACAGTAGACAGTAGACAGCAGACAGGTGCCTCCATAATTGGCTTCATTGTTGCCGCGACAATTTCACAGGTTGCGAAAGGCGGAAAAGTCGCTAGATGTTCGGTAGGTAGGCAGGTACAGGTGCTaggaaatacataaatatttccatttataATTAGCGCACTTAATGCCGGCTAGCTGCGAGTGCTTTCGAGCAATTGACGCCTCCTTCAAAGCGGGGCTAATTGGAGTGGAGACtgatatttgcatttgaagcGCCGTTCTAATAACAAGAATTTACAATCCACTTCACATCTCAATTATTATGCAGAGTTCACACTGCCTGCCAGTGTGTTGCTGCCACATAGGCTGTGCAATCAGCACttgattcgatttgattcCAGATGCCAGCTTctttgcccttttttttttgttttttttttttgtccctGTTTGTATTTGATTTGAAAAGACAATCTGCTTGTGATTTGTCACCACTCGAATTAGCTACGTGTTAATTGTGCGCAAATATTTAGCGCCAATTCTCGCCGGTGCGAACTCTGAATGTTCCACTGGTTTGATTCTATAGCTATAGCATATGTAGATAGATGTAGATAGATATGTTATATTTGCGTATTGGTCCATCGATCACGTGTCGCTTGTGATTCAGAGCGTCATGCGACTCTTTGACACACACGCCTAAATTGATTGCCGTTGCTAATTGGGTGTCATAATGCAGGGGCACAAATATTGGATCTGTGCTGTGAAGTGGCAACTAATAGAGCTCGGATTATTACAGCCGCAAATGAAATAGGAGCTTTGCCTAATTTCgattgatatatttttattgaagtTTGGCAGGGAAAAAAAGTGATTACTCTCGTATGGGGACTTACTCACTGACGTTAAGTTTTACACAATATTATTATAACTTGTTCTTTATTATTCCCTATGTAAATTGGGCCAAATAATTAGTTTATCAAGCttacaaaatatgaaaatgaatatgaatattaaTCAACATTATTCGAAGTACCAACAAGTGTGGACTGAAGGTAAGTCTCAAATCCtgtctatttatttattttattttatttcaaggTCGATCTTCTATCATGTTCAGTTCcatgtttgttttgctttctcAGActgaacaaataaataaataaatgaacaGCTGATGAGCACGGATTCCCCGTCTGAAAGAGATAACACAGTGCAAAACACCGGCAATCGAAATAATCTCCAACAAAAGGGGAAAACGCTGGTTCTCTTCACAGTGAAACAAGCAAAAcggaaaattattttaattatagtttcatttaaaataataaagtaatcTGCTTTGGAATGGCGGAAGGGCAGAGTATACTCGTACAATAAATACacaaactttttaaaacaataacGAACATGTTAGCAATTTATGTGCGCGGTAAAATGCTGAAAAGCTCATAGAAATTCTAAATTGCAACAATATACACAATGAAAATTATGGTTTTTCCCGACGCTGGGGGTGCTTACCTGTTTGGCGGATAATTAAATTAGATTGCGTTAGCCCAAGCATCCATAAAACTAGCAATATTCACATTCATCACATATTCCAATTCAAGGGAAAGTGCAATATTATTGAAACCGTTTCACAACTGAACCTCACAATTTTAATGCCGAACACCGACTAATCGCGTTCAATGGCAGCGGACAACTGAGATGTCAGCTCTCTTAAGCGGATAGTTCCACAGCCTCGGGCACTggcacatatatattttttatcttATGCTAATAAAAAACATGTATCTAAAAGTTCAGAACGCTCTCGTAGCCACGCGAGTGAGCCaggcaaaatatttgtttaataactTAAAATTAGCGAGCAAACTGCGAGAGAGGTGTGATAACGAGAACATATGGGATTATTAGATGGAGCCCTGGCATCGGAGGTGCTAATTATGAAAAGCCAATCGAAATACATCACATCGAGATGTAATCTTAAAGTGAAGCAGCTGGGGAATTTCTAAGCCCCACCGCTCTGCATAATAAACACTTATTTGGCCCGAGGCATTTGCTTATCAATTAATTAGCCATAACCAATGGGAAACTTATGTGCGccctgcaaatatttgccatttcAGTGGGGCTAAACTCTCGGTTCAGTTGGATTTCGGTTGAGTTCATTATGGCTGCGAGCTTATTGAATATTTACCAGTTCAATGCGAAGTTCGCGTTTGAActacaacaaatatttaagttctgctaattaatttaaaatatctcCGCCGTaacaaactgaaactgaaatgcCGCTcggcagtgggtggtggaaATTGGGTGGGTATGAAATGATAACAGAGGCAAGATTTCTTCTCCATCTTTTTGAATTATGTGGctcatttaaaagtttttgcGGCACTTACTTTTActattttttcttgttttttttttttctgtcgCTGCCTGTGCGAAAAAATTGTGCATAAATTGCGCAAAGGTGTCGGCGAAGATAGCGTTCAGGTATTGTAAGGCAGGACTTTCGGAGGTCCTGCCGCTGCTGtgatatttcatatttcacaTTCATGCGCTGCACTCGAGAAAAACGGCGGAGCCGTTGAGCCAACTTGAACTGCAAGTTGGGCAGGTCATTAAGGCTTCTTTGGCCGCCCCATTGATTATTACcttttgcagtttgcagttttccGGGtccacggccacgcccccaatcGCTGTACACTCCGCCCACTTGCCCGGGGGCactttttttggcattttatcTTGTCATATTTTCTGCAACTTTCAAGTGACCCGGCACGAAAATAATGCAAAAGTTATTTTAAGCCAAGGCACTGGTATGCCTTGCGCATTTCGCTTTTCAATTGCCCGAGAAGTTTCCACACAAATTATGCCACTGGTCACAAGAAGCGCCGCAGGAGCAGGACTCCTTCGCAGGATGTGCTGATGGAAAAAAGTAATGGCCATATCCATggagctccagctccagttccagctgcagttgcagccaAAGTTTTTGTCATTCGCCTGTCATGTGCGGACTATTGCGTACGAGTGCGAATCTGAGGTGTTAATTGGAAGCGAGGCAAACACTTTTCCAGACGACGTCGGCCCGAAAACTAAACAACTTGGAAAAAGTTCGCCAGGGTCTGATGGAGAATTTATAGTTGTGCTCAAAGTTGCGCAAAGTTCTCTTTTTTTGCGCTGTCACTTAACATTTAGATTGTTATTTCAGCAAAAAGTGCCATAAATTGCTTGACAAGGGGTTCTACTATAAATACGAGTAGTGCGATGCGATGTGTACCTGCAGTAATTTATATCAGTTATTCAACTATTCATTATTTACAGGCGAACGTTACGTTAGGTGCTTTTTCAATATGTTTAAACGTGAAATTGCACTCGTTGATGACTTCTGCAACTCCTTATTCCGTGCTTTTCCACGCCAAGGATCCTAGGAGTTGCTGCTGTCTGAAGTCTGAAACTCTTTTTTCCGTCTGGGGCGTACTTATATATCAAATCACTTTGCCCGTACTCAGCgcacatttattttatttatgtttactTAAGCGTACCACCTTTTAACTGTGCCAGCCGGCATCCTTGACGCGTCCTGAATCCTGATTCCAGATTCCTGATTCCGAGTTGCAAACTCCACAcgctgcatgctgcatgctgcgCATTCGGAAAATAATTTCTTTGCGTGGCAGAAGATTGCATTCCGTTGTCACGCACTTCCTGCCTGTGAGATGAACTCACGCCCCAGCGATTCGCATCTAATTTAGTGCTCATACATCGCAAATCAGTGGAAACTGGCACTTTCTTGGCTCGCGGCTGGTAAACTATGCACAAAATGGTAGAAAAAAACGAGGTCACAAAGCGCCATTCAGCACCCAGCTGAATGGTAAATAAAAGACAGAgacaaattgaaaaaaaaccCCTTTTGCAGTTTAGCAAATAAGCGACCAAAGTCTGACAGGTGGTCAAAGGTTATATACCTGGGGGTTTGGTGACTAAGTGCAGTTTTAGTAATTAGCTGTGGCGCAAGTGCAAGTGCCTTCAGATCCTTGAGATCCTTCAGATTTAGCCAAAGTATTCAAGCCCCCAAAGTGGGCCAACAGCTGCGAAATGCTGTTGGGCAGAAGGCACCAGCGCCAATTGAAATGGCGTCTAAAGGGTTTTCGTGACGGTTAACATGCTCCCATTCATTTGGCAATCATTATGCTGAGTCACAGTCTTGCTGGCATTTATAAATGTCgcacactgcgtatacgtaatgaACTGACTTGCATACagctacacacacacacacaaaggcacacacatacatgGATGGGGCACATGGGGCGAATGCGCAATGCACTGCATTTATCAATAGACGAGTgaatgtgtttgtgtgccaaGCGTATATCATGTTGGCTTTAGTTAACAGAAATGTCGCCGTTTCACTCACAAGCAGAAGCGACAGGTGAAAAGTGGGGAAGGTGGGGGGATGTCGGTGGATGGCACAGCCATTCAAGGTTGAGCTTGAGGAATTGCCCCAAACgctgcatttaaatggaatttatttaatataaacgAGTGCCTGCACATGCGAGCATTAGTGCTGCCTGCAGCGGTGCgcaaacttatttaaatatgacTTCCACAGTCAAATCAGAGTCAGACCAATGGCAATGCGAACCGGGGATCGGAATAGGAATcagaatctgaatctgaatcagTGCTGCTGCACTTCAAAGAGCAAATGCGAAATGAATGCACAGAAAATGAGCCCCGGTTAATGCATATTCATGGGAACATACTTTGCCGAGAGCCGCGGGCTTTTTGCCACTCGTGTTAGTTATATGATTGTGGGCATTTGGGCGCAACTAAAACGGCTCATTATTCGTGTGAAAATGCCACAATGGCGATGGCCCCAAGGGAAATTCTTCTACCAAAAAGTTGGCAATGGCTAGTGCGAAAGCGCCCGTATTTGAACAGATGCAAAACAATTGCCGCTCCGggagtttttaaaaatactagCTACTCGGCGGTTGTGTGGGCGAAAAACCAGCAAGGACCACCTGCCAAAACAGAGCAGCGTAAACAAAAACCTCGGCCAACGAAAGTggtccacacacacacattggcattgcattgcaaattTGCAGAAATGCACAAGGAATGTAAGGAAATGCCTGcctttgagtttgagtttgagccGGGACAGTAGATGCAGTGCACTGCCAATCGCAGACACTCTGGCGTCAATATGCGgaaatattacgtatacgccccggCTAACCACCCGCTttcgccgtcgccgtcgcctTCACCGTTGTGCAAGATGTGATTGTGCGGTTCACTTAAAATCGAAATGCCTCAATCAGCTCCTGCCAGCTCTGCGCAGAGAAAGAGCTGTGATTTTGCCAGGATATCTCGCCGACGAAACAAAAACTTTGCATAAACAAACTATGAATACGAGTATACTCgcatgtacatacacatacatgtATGTGCTAAAGTGCATATGTGCAAATGTGCATATCTGAGCACGCATTGTGCACTTGGCTCTTGGCTGTCGGAGCCACTTCGCTTGGCTGGCCAACAAAGCGTTGGCATGAAGCTGTGCCTCTGCCTCCGGATGTCTCTGTCTTCAGCATCCTTTTTGCCCTCCTGTCTTGTCTGCGGGTTGTGTGTGGCAACTGATCTGGGCGATGGTTGCATAAAGGCAAAAATTTCCGGAACAAATACTTTGGCTCCGCATTTTTCGAGTTCCCCATGCCGACATGGCGCAATTAAACATATAACTCACCTTCGGAGGCGCTAGGCGTGCTGGTTCCATGGGCACGAGGTGGCGCCTGTGGCTTGTCGCCCAGGAGGTGCTCCTTTTCCGGCTCCAGGATGCTGGCGGTTACCGTTTCGCTGGCCCGTCGCAGCATATGCAATGGAGTCAGATTTGCATCCCGATCCCGCTCAAAGTCCTGCTGGCAGGATGACTTTTGAAGGGATTGCTCGAAGGGATTGCTGCTGCGAAAGGCTTGTAAGGGCGGACCCTCGCTCCCTGCCACTATATCCAATACATCtacaaaataatacatatgttaaaaatttatttctataaTGTTGAATAAGAGGGAGATTTAAGagcacaaataaaattgtctCTTGCTATTtggcaatatttttaattaagcatgATACATAAAGCCTAAGGGTTGCTAATCAATCAGATGATAATAAAAACATTGATAATTTTATTCTGCAATTGTTTTTGCCATGCcaagtatataaataaaagagttCATTTTCCAACATTTCGACTTGTGGAAGCAAACACGTATTTGCACacgatttatttattggcacttGGGCAAAAAGTGGCATTTAATTGATTAACCATAAACTCGTAAATTAACGCCGAAAGTGAGAATCGAAAGCTGCCAATGCTAAATGGCCATAGATACGAATATTAAGCTTACCGGAATCGCTGCTCATGTCGAATGTCGGCGAAATGCggagaacaaaacaaaaccgagTGACTGAGTgaaaaaatgctgaaaataaAGCTAAAGAGCAACAAATTGCTGACGCAATCAGTACGATGACGTAGTCCAGACGACTGACTGTTCTTGACTCAAATTGACAGCCAAAGAGAACGACGCCGCGGTGCAAACAGACTGACTAGCTGAATACACTTGACCGACTCCGAGTAACGAGTGGATATAGAGTATATATAGTACTATATATGGCGAACGGAACACACGCGACACGACCGGCGGAAAGGCGGAATGGAATAGTAGTAGCCCAGGAAGTGGCGAGCTTCGAGCTGCTTTTTATTACAGCACATGCACTGGCAATATTTGCCAAACGCATTAAttagaaaagcaaaagcaaaagcaatttaaaCAAGCGATTGCCGATTCCACCAGCGGAGCACCAGCGAGCGCTCTTCGATTAAAACtaattggcaaacaaacaagctcTGCGCCAAGCAAACcttctgttttcttttccgtTCCGTGAAGAGAGCGGAATGAGTTGGTTTTTTGGGGGGTAAAATGGGGAGCCGTTGCaagcacttacatatttataagGGGGTCGTTTATCTGCGTCTCAATATGCCCATGGTTTTCTAAGGCGAAGCCAATTAGTTGATAAATTATAGTCATGCAATCATAATTTATCTAAGCGAGATAAGGCGCCGAATAACCGCGTTATTAATAGACCTCTAATCGCAGAGCATTTCCCCATTtcatgtgtgtgggtgtcaAATGGGCAGCTCACAACTATTTCATGATTAAACGCCTTCACTTTCGCTTTATTGGGGCAAATGTGCGCGACCTGTCCCAATTCAGCGGTAATCCTGAACAATAGATGGCGCTGTACTCATGCGGTAGTACTgctttatatttgttttgtcatcaattattaattttgatGAGCATGGAAACCAATTGGGTTTCCTTCGAGTAAAAAGAGTTTCGTTTGTCTTGTAAATGGTTTTCCgacaaatttgcattttgacgTGCTCATCACATTGGGCTTATGGCCACTCccactgccactcccactttCACTCCCACGTCGTGGCCGTAATTTAATTGCTTCGCTggaatatttatacccgttactcgtagagtaaaagggtatactagattcgttgaaaagtatgtaacaggcagaaggaagcgtttccgaccatataaagtatatatattcttgatcaggatcaatagtcgagtcgatctggccatgtccgtctgtccgtccgtctgtctgtccgtctttccgtctgtccgtctgtctgtctgtccgtccgtatgaacgctgagatctcaggaactaaaaaagctagaaagtttagattgggcatacagactccagagacatagacgcagcgcaagtttgtcgattcatgttgccacgcccactctaacgcccacaaaccgcccaatactgccacgcccacacttttgaaaaatgttttgatattttttcatttttgtattggtcttgtaaatttctatcaatttgccaaaaaccgttttgccacgcccactctaacgcccacaaaccgcccaaagctgccacgcccacacttttgaaaaatgtttagatattttttcatttttgtattagtcgtctaaatttctatcgatttgccaaaagactttttgccacgcccactctaacgcccacaaacctgcacttctactagctgagtaacgggtatcagatagtcggggaactcgactatagcgttctctcttgttttaatttcctGATGGACAACCAGCCACCCAGGACAAAGATAACCAATCGCTGTGACGACACCGCCATTATCCTTGCTCCAGTCAGATCATCTCCTTATCAGCCGCCACGTGCAAGCGCAAAAAAAGTGTCGTttgcgaaaatatttaatttattttaactaTGCACACGCACTTTTTTGCACTGtgtgcagttgcagtcgcaCTCTCAGTATACATATAAGATGCCCATTATGACGACCATGAtaacgatgatgatgatgatggctcATCAAAAACAAACAGGAGGTGGGTGCTGAAAAAAAGGATAATAAAACTTGCTCGCTCTAtttgccacgcacacacatgttGTTACAGTGCCGTGATTTTTGTTGCATCAAATTGGAATTTTTTCGTTAAATATGGTAAACATCGATGGGGCAGAGATTTATGTATGGTGCAGCACCGCGTTGATACCGCGTTGATGAAAATGACTCGCCGCTGCATTGACCGTGTTTACTGTTTGTCAGACAGGCCAGCAATTTACGCCCACGCgcaaaaaacattaatttgcatgcaagtCAATTATCAGGAGGCAGCAAACAGACAGGCGCtagttaccagttaccagttaccagtgtgcagttttcagttttcagcttttctgttttgagttttcagttttcaggTTTTTCGCTTTCTTTTGCACAAACATCAGGATTATTATTCCACCACACAAGAATGCAAGGCCTAATGGAGATACTCTCGAAATGGGTCATGGCATTTCAACAAAAATGGTATGTGGCGCGTGAAAGATATTAATTTTGTTATAAAAGTATGCATATACCATAACAAACTTCCTTTATAGAGCATCTATGGGTTGTGCAGTGTCTATGGGTTCGAACTGCTAGACCAGCACATTtctaaatgtttttattaattaaaaatattgcaaattaaacaCATTTCCAAATtgcgttttgcatttttcgtATAAATACGCGGCCGatggaaaaaaaatgcaaatataatttacaaagcatacatttcacatttcattttattttcattgcattttggCTTGCTCTATCGCTGCTTTTGCAGCCATCAGTTCTTAACTTTGCCTTAAAGCTCTTAAACACGAGAACTACTTTATTACCTAATTACCTAATTAGCTTTAATACCTATGTTTTGGAAGCAGTCTTTCGTGCATAATGCGGTCTACCTGTTTCTGATGGTCACCTCGCACTTGGCAGCCAGATTGCGGCAGGTGAGGAACTGGCCGGATGCCCTAATCTCCGGCCAGCTGCGCCGGAGCGAGTGAGCAGGTCCCACGAACCGGTGGCCTTGTGTCTCGATGACAGTCTCGAATGGGGGTCCATGTGGCACGGGGTCCAGGTGCCACAGGAAGACGGCGTGCTCATTGCCGCCGCCGATCGCAATGACAGCCAAGAAAAATGTGTGCACAGTGACGTGGCCAAAAGTGGTGGACTCCTCGCTCAGCCGCAGGCAAGCCACGCCCTCCAGGGGCAGCTGGGGGCGTACATGCAACCGCTCGCCGAACGTGCCGTAGATTTGCAACACGGCCAGCCGGTGGTCGCCGCTCAAATGTCGCAGCAACTGCCACTCCCGCCGACCTATTGAACCCGCCTCCAGTGGCCGCACCTGATTTACTCCGGCTGCCGGCGCCTGTTTATGGCTCCCCGCTGATAAGGATGCACCGCCCGAGTCCGCAACTGCCGCATCCTGCAACGCGACTGTTGACAATTTGTTGGCCACTGGCTGGGCAAGTTGGTAACTGTGGCTGCTGCATGATTTCCCAGTCGGGCAATGATAATTCTGATACTCGCTCTCGCCGCTGCCTGACTTCTTATGCCCCagttgctcctgctcctggtggtgctgctcctGGTGCTCCTGCACCTGTCCACCATTATTTATGGTGGCAACTTCATCGCAGCGCAATCCGTCTTGATCTGGCCCTGTAATCCGCCAACTTTTCTTACTCAACTTTAACTTTGGTTTAACGAGCATATTGTTGTGACCTTCCCCCGAAAAGTGCTCGACAGCGGCCTCCTGATGCTGCACTTTTATCAGCGTGCAACGTGGCAGGACAGcctcctccccctccccctccccctcatCCAACTCCTCGTGGCTCTTTCTTCTGATTTCCCGAGGACTTTGGTCCACCAAAACTGCCTCGAGTTGCCTGGAGATTTGCTTGCCGCACTTGGACTTGCCGTTACTCGTCTTGGCCAGCGCCATTTTCGGTTGATTATGATATTCATTTGTGCACTTGTTGACGCTGCTCAGCTTTCCATGGCCCTGGGCGGCAGTCACCTTGTTGGTTTTCGCTGAAAAGAGGCACCGTAAAAGAGGAGGAGCATTACAAAAAGTAcgaaatgtaaatataataaatacaacTAGGGCAGCTGCAGATCCACGCAAGTTGTCCATTTGCGCTCGTTTGTGTTTTGCCCCCAAATCCAAATCTCTTGACTCAAACTCCCTTGAACTTCCTCAagtggcaaatgaaaatagaGCGGAAAGTAAGTAAATATCCACGTACCTGCATCTGTATAAAAATGGGTGAACTATGGGCGAACTATGGGTGAATCCAGGCGAATCATAAAGAATGCACACTTAATGTAGAAGCAATAAAAACGCACTAAGCACAGCATAATCTGgggaaaacaaagcaaaggACCCTGAAGTGCgggaaaagtggcaaaaaatgAAGACCGACaaggaaaaacaaatgcaGACAACGGCGGAAAATTCTGTTGCTGCTTGTTACCTCCGCTGTAAACTTCACTCCAAGTTAACTTGGCCGACACAGATTGAAAATGGCAACAAGGGCGGCTAAACTTTAAACGAAGCCGCCCAGTGGAAAAGCAAGAAAACCAAGAAGAGTAAGAAGAACAAGAAAATCAAGATGGCAACGCAGCTAAGCACGAAAAACTTTAGCAATTTATGTTACATAATTATGCCATAAAAAGAACAACAAGCGAAGATGAGCCATTGCGCTCAATTTCAAGCACTCTTGACTCGGCTCCGCTTTCGCGACacatttttctttcatttgCGCCGCATCTCGGTCGAGATTTAAGTGAAACATTGACACTTGCCAGCGTCGAAAAGTTTTGGCCCACACAAATGAGTATTCTTAGCCAGGATGTTGCCATTGGCACAGGATAAATTACAGCGAGGCGGGCACAAAGGTTATTTCCAGAGGGTGTTGCATTACAAAAAGCACCGCCCCCGAAATGTAATGCCCTTTGGACTGAAGTTCAATCAAACGGAATGTAATTATTATTGGATTTAAATAATACCAGCCTTACCTCGAAGGtatgaaattattatatatatatattaaaatcaaatggATAACCGTTAATCAGAGACCAATTATAATAAGTTTCATTGAAGTCATCAGCAAACTGTGCATGTTATCCCCACTTCCGAGCTCCGCTTTTTGCCATTCAAGGACCCCCAAGAAACCCCCAGAATGCTAGAAAAACGCGACATCTGCCGCCTAATGACAGCACCAATTGGGTTGTCTTTCCCACCCGGATTAAATAGATAAAAGTCGCGAA from Drosophila santomea strain STO CAGO 1482 chromosome 3R, Prin_Dsan_1.1, whole genome shotgun sequence includes:
- the LOC120453795 gene encoding uncharacterized protein LOC120453795 isoform X2, producing the protein MLQLCTIYACANGTLGLNLSRAPWDPYPWVSGVQAKSSAERGGVRMGDTLLELNGADVLGLRISELANRLQDHWQSGAEVVTLMMWRQQANIDPNEDPAEASHAVHGINQQSLQKFATCLQHISQLLECPVCLEVIKPPGWQCCNGHVLCNNCRSRSVKCPVCRVPLGPRGRCLLSDKLFTLLAESFPCDGAKTNKVTAAQGHGKLSSVNKCTNEYHNQPKMALAKTSNGKSKCGKQISRQLEAVLVDQSPREIRRKSHEELDEGEGEGEEAVLPRCTLIKVQHQEAAVEHFSGEGHNNMLVKPKLKLSKKSWRITGPDQDGLRCDEVATINNGGQVQEHQEQHHQEQEQLGHKKSGSGESEYQNYHCPTGKSCSSHSYQLAQPVANKLSTVALQDAAVADSGGASLSAGSHKQAPAAGVNQVRPLEAGSIGRREWQLLRHLSGDHRLAVLQIYGTFGERLHVRPQLPLEGVACLRLSEESTTFGHVTVHTFFLAVIAIGGGNEHAVFLWHLDPVPHGPPFETVIETQGHRFVGPAHSLRRSWPEIRASGQFLTCRNLAAKCEVTIRNR
- the LOC120453795 gene encoding uncharacterized protein LOC120453795 isoform X1, producing MLQLCTIYACANGTLGLNLSRAPWDPYPWVSGVQAKSSAERGGVRMGDTLLELNGADVLGLRISELANRLQDHWQSGAEVVTLMMWRQQANIDPNEDPAEASHAVQHGINQQSLQKFATCLQHISQLLECPVCLEVIKPPGWQCCNGHVLCNNCRSRSVKCPVCRVPLGPRGRCLLSDKLFTLLAESFPCDGAKTNKVTAAQGHGKLSSVNKCTNEYHNQPKMALAKTSNGKSKCGKQISRQLEAVLVDQSPREIRRKSHEELDEGEGEGEEAVLPRCTLIKVQHQEAAVEHFSGEGHNNMLVKPKLKLSKKSWRITGPDQDGLRCDEVATINNGGQVQEHQEQHHQEQEQLGHKKSGSGESEYQNYHCPTGKSCSSHSYQLAQPVANKLSTVALQDAAVADSGGASLSAGSHKQAPAAGVNQVRPLEAGSIGRREWQLLRHLSGDHRLAVLQIYGTFGERLHVRPQLPLEGVACLRLSEESTTFGHVTVHTFFLAVIAIGGGNEHAVFLWHLDPVPHGPPFETVIETQGHRFVGPAHSLRRSWPEIRASGQFLTCRNLAAKCEVTIRNR
- the LOC120453795 gene encoding uncharacterized protein LOC120453795 isoform X3; this encodes MLQLCTIYACANGTLGLNLSRAPWDPYPWVSGVQAKSSAERGGVRMGDTLLELNGADVLGLRISELANRLQDHWQSGAEVVTLMMWRQQANIDPNEDPAEASHAVVIKPPGWQCCNGHVLCNNCRSRSVKCPVCRVPLGPRGRCLLSDKLFTLLAESFPCDGAKTNKVTAAQGHGKLSSVNKCTNEYHNQPKMALAKTSNGKSKCGKQISRQLEAVLVDQSPREIRRKSHEELDEGEGEGEEAVLPRCTLIKVQHQEAAVEHFSGEGHNNMLVKPKLKLSKKSWRITGPDQDGLRCDEVATINNGGQVQEHQEQHHQEQEQLGHKKSGSGESEYQNYHCPTGKSCSSHSYQLAQPVANKLSTVALQDAAVADSGGASLSAGSHKQAPAAGVNQVRPLEAGSIGRREWQLLRHLSGDHRLAVLQIYGTFGERLHVRPQLPLEGVACLRLSEESTTFGHVTVHTFFLAVIAIGGGNEHAVFLWHLDPVPHGPPFETVIETQGHRFVGPAHSLRRSWPEIRASGQFLTCRNLAAKCEVTIRNR